ACCGACAGGCAAGTCGCTGCAATCGCAGCAGTCCCGGAGGCACAAGCGACAGCGCGTTCGGCACCGCAGAGTTCGCTGAGTCTCTCTTCGAGGACATCGCGCGTAGGATTGCCGAACCGGGTGTACTTGTACCCGTGGTTTGATTCACCGGGACTGCGCATCTCGTGAGTGGTCGAGAGGTGAATCGGCGGAACGACATCACCGGTGTCACTGACACTGGTACCGGTCCGATCGAAACGGGTAGCCAGAGTTTCGAGGTGGTAATTCGAATCTGTCATACGAGTACCCGAACCATCAGGCCGCTCATCTAAAAAACGAACCGAGGGGCGTCAACGTAAGCTGTCGCACAGTTTCTCGCAAATTCTAGGACGATTTCGGTGACGGTTTGCTCGAACAGTAGGATCGTGCTCAGTCGAATTGGGTGGAACAATGGGTGAAAGCAGGAATTCGAAACGGGCCTCATTTCGTGTTTCACGAACGTTCGAGATAGAGGGAGTAGAAGACGATCGCCAGACCAATTGCCACAAGGACACTATTGATCAAGATACCCATCTGCAGGGAAACCGAAAGTATCTGATGAGCAATGCCTGCGAGCAACGCACCGAACGTGATAACACCGAATCCGGTGCCGAGAACGCGTAGCGCTGGAGCCCCCGTGTTTCGATAAGCTCTGAACGCGATATACGTGATCCCGCTTCCGAGGAGCAGAATCACCGTCTTGACGACGATGATGGCAGTTTCCACCCAGATCATAGTTCGTCCCCCATCTTCGACCAGATGTCCGCAAGCCGTTCATCGGCATTCCGTGGCGGTCGCTCGACTGTCACCGAGAGGTTGTCTTCCTCGTCCATGGATATCGTCACGTCGTCGAAGTCCCGTTCGTATTGCGTGGTTCTGCCGCCGCCGGGGTTGATCGTGTCCTGTTCGCGGACGAGCGAAGCCTGGCTGAGGAGTTCGAGTTTCCGGTACAACGTCGATTGGGGGATGTCACACGCGTCGATGAGTTCGGTTGCGGTCATTGGTTCAGCTGTTTTGCGGAGGATGGCCCGACAGTCGGCATCGTCCAGCGCAACGAGAATCGCCTGCAACGATGGCGAGTCCTCGGATGGCGCTGAATCGTGCCTCATAGTCTGAGTTTGGAAGGTACGCGGGATATGCTATCCGATTACGTCTCGAACTGTCGGGCGTGAATCCGGCCTCGGAACGCAATCGATTCCTCGAGATTACGATTCGGAACCATCCCCAACCCGTCGTTGGCCCTCGTCTGTGACGTCATAGATCCCTCGACCCACCGGAAAGATATGTCCGTCCTCGTGGAGTCGAGCACACGTTTGATCGATCATGACCGGGTGGCGATCTGCAATTCTGGAGATATCCATTACATGGCATGGCGCGTTCGCGTCGAGGATTTCGAGGATCTCTTTGTCGGTTTCCCGATCGAGTTCGCTCATCTGTTCTCTCGCTCGTTCAGCAGTCGCTGATTCCTCGCTGCGCGGCTCGGCTGGCCCGTTCATCACGCATAGCCCTCCTCGGCGTAGACCTCGAGCAGCTCCTGGTAGCGGTTCCGAATCGTTACCATACTCACGTGAGCGGCGTCACTGACCGTCTCCTGTGTCAGCTGCTCATTCGTCAGGTGGGTCGCGGCGTAAATCGCGGCCGCCGCAAGCCCTGCAGGGCTTTTTCCGCTATGGGCGCCCACTTCCATTGCTGTCGTGAGCAAGTCTCGCGCCTGTCGTATCGCCTCATCACTCACGTCTAATGCCGAAGCGAACTGGGGGACATATTCCAGTGGATCGACAGGCTCGATTTCTAATCCGAGTTCTCGGGATGCATACCGATAGGCTCGCTGTATACGGATTTTCTCTACCCGACTGACCTCGGCGAACTCGGAGAGCGGCCGCGGTGTTCCGTGTTGACGGGCCGCTCCGTACAGCGAAGCCGTTGCCATACCTTCGATTGATCGACCTGGAAGGAGATCATTCTCGACTGCCCGCCGATAGAGTGC
This genomic stretch from Halomarina ordinaria harbors:
- a CDS encoding DUF7521 family protein, encoding MIWVETAIIVVKTVILLLGSGITYIAFRAYRNTGAPALRVLGTGFGVITFGALLAGIAHQILSVSLQMGILINSVLVAIGLAIVFYSLYLERS
- a CDS encoding winged helix-turn-helix domain-containing protein — protein: MRHDSAPSEDSPSLQAILVALDDADCRAILRKTAEPMTATELIDACDIPQSTLYRKLELLSQASLVREQDTINPGGGRTTQYERDFDDVTISMDEEDNLSVTVERPPRNADERLADIWSKMGDEL
- a CDS encoding transcription initiation factor IIB produces the protein MTKTQLDLEDDRTGARQSVTESQPHSSCPECDGQIVHDDEHGETTCEECGLVLDENSIDHGPEWRAFHTDEKDEKSRVGAPTTKLMHDKGLSATIGWQDKDAYGQSISTRKRARLQRLRTWDERFRTKDAHERNLKQALGEISRMASALDIPNPVRETAGALYRRAVENDLLPGRSIEGMATASLYGAARQHGTPRPLSEFAEVSRVEKIRIQRAYRYASRELGLEIEPVDPLEYVPQFASALDVSDEAIRQARDLLTTAMEVGAHSGKSPAGLAAAAIYAATHLTNEQLTQETVSDAAHVSMVTIRNRYQELLEVYAEEGYA
- a CDS encoding transcriptional regulator, producing MSELDRETDKEILEILDANAPCHVMDISRIADRHPVMIDQTCARLHEDGHIFPVGRGIYDVTDEGQRRVGDGSES